The following proteins are encoded in a genomic region of Diabrotica virgifera virgifera chromosome 1, PGI_DIABVI_V3a:
- the LOC114324476 gene encoding uncharacterized protein LOC114324476, whose product MSSDELGQFHLNVYTAIKSELLQDKIKNGLPPFKLSPKDSYNPSYTNLVLPYRVICRQRYHLAGVKQKAQFIREIRDHELLQSKALDGVRIHREFCNPVLSKPKPNEMIRLTDKQKMKIEEILARNY is encoded by the exons ATGAGTAGCGATGAGCTGGGACAATTTCATCTGAACGTTTATACTGCAATTAAAAGCGAACTCTTACaggacaaaataaaaaatggtttGCCTCCGTTTAAGCTGTCTCCAAAGGACAGCTACAATCCGAGCTATACGAATTTAGTATTGCCTTA TCGAGTAATATGCCGCCAAAGGTATCACCTAGCGGGCGTCAAACAAAAGGCTCAATTTATAAGAGAAATTAGAGATCATGAACTTCTGCAGTCGAAAGCTTTAGACGGTGTTCGAATCCACCGAGAATTCTGCAATCCCGTTTTAAGTAAGCCAAAGCCAAATGAAATGATCAGACTCACCGACAAGCAGAAAATGAAAATTGAGGAGATTTTAGCCCGAAACTATTGA